DNA sequence from the Cohnella herbarum genome:
CCATACCTACAAAGGAATATCTTTCTCTACCCCTTTGGAGGTATGGAGTTTTCCGTTATCCGGCTATATGATATCGATAGATTTGAAGTGGAAGGCCGATACATGAGAGGGGATTTATAATTGTCAGCGATAGTTCGTCCCAGAGGTAGCTCTGCGGCATTGGTTATCAACTTGATAAGCCATTGTCTCTATGTCGTATCGATTCCGATCGGTTATTTTTTATCCATGTTCTCCGTCATGCTGTTCGATGCGCCGGACTCCGAGCAACGCTGGACGATATGGGCGTTTTATTACGCTTTGAAAGTGTATCCGTTCATGGTCGTTGCCGCGATCGTTTTGGCCTGGATTTTCTATAAGAAGAGATTTTACAAGTGGACTTATCCAGTGAATGCAGTTCCTGTTGTAGTGATTATCGCATGTGCCGGACTGATGGTTGCTTTCGGCGATTAACCCCATTAATAGAAATGCCTCTATCGATTACAATAGAAAATAAATGGCATTAATTGAAGTTAGAGGTGTTCGGAAATGAAAGTGACCCATCATTTCGAGGTTGCCGAAATGACGCTTAGAGAATACATGGTTGGACAAGCGGTTGAGCCAGAAGCGTTCCTCGCACTTGCCAGGGCCATCTCGGCCAGCGTCGGAGAACTCCATCGGCAACAAATCATTCACCTTGATCTGCGACCGGAGCGGATACGAGTTGTTGCACAAGGAACAGACGCCTATTTGAGAGATTCCGGCTATGCGGTGCATCGCACCGTCGATGGCTATCTACGTCCGTCTAACTACGGCATCTTCGAAGCGGGCTTACCCTATTGCTCTCCAGAGAATACGGGCAGGATGCTTCGAACCGTAGACGAGCGCAGCGATCTGTATTCATTAGGCGTTATTTTCTACGAAATGTTGGCCGGCCGTCTGCCTTATGCGGCAGATAATCCTCTGGAATGGGTATATATGCATCTCGCGCAATCCCCCCCTCCATTGACGAACGAAAGCCCTCCTTTGCCTGACGGCCTAGAATCCATCATCCTGAAGCTACTGGATAAAAATCCGGATAATCGCTACCAGAATACCGGCTTTCTAATTGCGGATCTGGATAAAATAGGACGCTCCCATGATCATTTCTTCATGGAACCAGGGTTTCGCGGCAGAGAGCATGAAATTTCAATGCTGACTCAGGCCTTTTATTCCGCATGCTTCGGATCAACGGAGATGGTTTACGTTTCGGGAGATGCCGGTATCGGCAAAACGAGCATGATAGAGGAGATCTTTCGAAAACAACAGCATTCTAGGAATTTTTTCTATATCACCGGTAAGTTCGAGCAAATCTCGAATGAAAGCCCGTATCATCCCATCATTCAAGCCTTTCGGGGATTAATGCGTCATTTGCTAGGGGAGCGAAAGGATCAGTCCGAGCAATGGACACTTAAACTGCGAGAAGCGTTGGGCTCGAACTCCGACCTCATTACGGGGATTATTCCGGAAGTCGGGCTTATATTGGGCAGCTCGCCGGCCGCGGAGGAGCTGCCGGCTAATGAATCGAAGAAACGGTTCATTTACGTGTTTCGCAAATTCGTACAAGCGCTGGCCTCCAAGGAAAATCCCATAGTCCTGTTTATCGATGACTTGCAATGGGCGAATGATTCGTCCCTTCAGTTAATCGATGCGTTGCTATGCGATCCGGAATGTCAATATTTAATGTTCGTCTGCGCTTACCGCCATACGGAAACGGACCAAAGCAAGCTCCCCGGTTACGCGGACGGGACCGTCACGGATCAGGCCCTCGTCCGTCATATTCATCTGTCTCCGCTGAGCTTGGAGCAAATGAATCTCATGGTAAGGGAGTCGCTTAATAGCGATGCCGAAGCGACGTTATTCTTGACGGAATTGCTCTATCCTAGATCCGGCGGCAATCCTTTTCATCTTAAACAAATCCTGCTCCGCCTGCAGGACGATAACATTTTGCTGTACAACCCCGAGAAGCGTTGCTGGCAATGGCAACTGGGACGGATTATCGAGCAGGAACCAAGCTATGCCATCCATGATTTAATGGAGCACAGACTTCATCGCCTGTCGCATGATGCGCAGTCGCTCCTCAAAGTAGCTGCCTGCGTCGGAAGTACTTTTCCCCCTCGTCTCATAGCCCGTGTAGTGAATCAAAGAATAGAGGATAGGAGCCAAGAATGGTCCGCGATCGAAGCCGATGGTATGATATTGCCGCTCGAGGGCGATATCTATCGTTTTGCTCACGATAGTATACAGAAATGGATATACGGTCAGATAGACGATGCATCGAAACAGGATATCCATATCCGAATAGGCAGATGCATGCAACAGTCGGACGGCGGAATGGGAGAAAACTCGTATGAAATCGTCAATCATTTTAATAAGGGATCGCAAAGCATAACGGATTCACTGGAGTTGTTACAACTCGTCAAGTTGAATCTGGACGCGGGAAACCGCGCTAAAGCCTCATCTGCTTACGATGTTGCTTTAGGGTATTTCGAGAACGGAGTAGAACTGCTAACGGCGGAGGATTGGACCAACGACTTCGAGCTTTGCTTCGAGCTTCATGCCCAGAAGGCGGAATGCGAATATTTGTGCGGCAATCCTGCGGCATCCGACCGCGAAGTCGATTTCTTGCTAGGCCGCTCTCGCAATCCTGTCGAACGGAGCAGGGCGCGAATGATCAGAATTATGCAATACATCAATCAAGGTAAATATTTGGAAGGAACGGATCTCGGCCTTGAAAGCTTGAGCGAACATCAGATTATCATTTCGCCGAACCCGGGAAACTTAACGCTATGGATCGAAGTCAAGCGAATCGAGTTGTTACTGCGTAATCGATACGACAGGCTCACCCAGTTAGAGGAGATGTCGGATAAAGAGCGGATTTCCGCGATGGATATGATTTTCGCGATTACCCCCTCCACCTTCTTCACCAATAAGAAGGTCTTCTTACTACTGATGTGCAGAGCTATTCAACTGTCGCTTAAACATGGAAACACCCCCGCTTCCGCGGCTGTCTATTCCGCATTCGGCATGCTTCTGGGGACTGCATTCGGAAAATTCGATAAAGGTTATGCCATCGGCAAGATCGGCGTAGAGCTTTCCGAGCGTTATAACAGTCCCTCGATTAAAAGCAGATCCTATACGATATTCGGCGCGGTTCTCTGCCAATTTGCCGGCAATCCCCGCGATGTAGACGCTTATCTGGCAAAGGCGCTTCGTTGCGGTATGGATTCGGGAGACTACGTGTTCGCCAGTTATGCCATTGGAGCGCATGTCAATTCCTTGTACGCAAGAGCGCCGTTAAGCGAGTTAGCCAAGACGGTCGCGGACTACATGGTCGTCCTTGATACTACGAAAGATGAATTCGTGAGACAGAACTTTTACTTGTATCAGCAGGTGATTCTCGCTCTTCAAGGCAGAACTGCCGCTCCGGATTGTTTCAGCAGTTCCGACTTCGACGAGGAGGAGTTCTTAACCCGTATTCGCAAGGAAGAGACCTCGGCCACCACTTTATTTCAATATTGCACGTACAAAACCCAGCTTTGCTATATGCTCGGCAACTATGAGGAAGCTACCCGATGGGCCGGACAAGCGAAATCATATGAAGCCTATGCCACTCATTTGCCTCATTTGCCGGAATGCCTCTTCTACGAATTGCTCGCAGCATTGGCCGTTCATACAAGCACCGGGAAAAGCTCGCCTGTGAGAAAATGCTTGCTTCGAGGTTTACGACGCTTCAGCAAATGGACCGAATGGAGCCCCGCAAATTATCAGTCCAAACAGTACCTCCTTCAAGCCGAAATTGCGCGAGCCTCGGGCGAATTCCTTATGGCTGAAGAGATGTATGACCGAGCTATGCGCGAAGCAAGGGAGCAAGGCGATATTCATGTCATAAGCCTTGCCGGAGAGTTGGCCACCCTCTATTACTTGGGCCGCGGCAGAACGAAAACCGCTTTACATTACTTGCAATCTTCTATTAAGGGATACAAAAAGTGGGGAGTTCATATAAAGACCGCGCAACTTGAGGGGAAATGGCTACAGTTGCAACGTCTAGAGGAAGCCGTCCAAATCTCTGATAACGTACCGTCACCCGTAAGCCGAAATGCTGCTGAACTAACGTTCGAAGCGTCGGGCTATCAGAACGAGCCCCCTTCCGTAGATAGCTTGGATCTCGCCGCGATACTTAAAACGACTCAAGCGATTACTAATCAAATGGACATGGACACCGTGCTTACGGAGATCATGAACACCATAATGAAGCATGCAGGCGCAAGCAAAGGCGCTTTACTTACGGGAACCAGCAACGATACTCTTTATATTCAGGTCTATACGGATTCAAAGACGCAAGCCGCTACCCCATTCCCTGTAGAGTTGAATGACAGTTCTCTGTTGCCGGAAGGGATCATTCGATATGTGTTTCGGACGCATGAAGACGTCCATTATTCCGAAGGAGAAGAGAGTTGGCTCATTCATAACCCTTACATCGCGAAGCAACGGCCTCAATCGGCGGTGTGCGTCCCCGTAACCGTACACGGCATGATGCTGGGTGTTCTTTATCTGGAGAACAAGCTAGCCAGCGGCGTTTTCGCACAGGATCGCATGGCCGTTCTTCACGCTATGGCATCGCAAGGAATCATGATGTGCG
Encoded proteins:
- a CDS encoding helix-turn-helix transcriptional regulator, which encodes MKVTHHFEVAEMTLREYMVGQAVEPEAFLALARAISASVGELHRQQIIHLDLRPERIRVVAQGTDAYLRDSGYAVHRTVDGYLRPSNYGIFEAGLPYCSPENTGRMLRTVDERSDLYSLGVIFYEMLAGRLPYAADNPLEWVYMHLAQSPPPLTNESPPLPDGLESIILKLLDKNPDNRYQNTGFLIADLDKIGRSHDHFFMEPGFRGREHEISMLTQAFYSACFGSTEMVYVSGDAGIGKTSMIEEIFRKQQHSRNFFYITGKFEQISNESPYHPIIQAFRGLMRHLLGERKDQSEQWTLKLREALGSNSDLITGIIPEVGLILGSSPAAEELPANESKKRFIYVFRKFVQALASKENPIVLFIDDLQWANDSSLQLIDALLCDPECQYLMFVCAYRHTETDQSKLPGYADGTVTDQALVRHIHLSPLSLEQMNLMVRESLNSDAEATLFLTELLYPRSGGNPFHLKQILLRLQDDNILLYNPEKRCWQWQLGRIIEQEPSYAIHDLMEHRLHRLSHDAQSLLKVAACVGSTFPPRLIARVVNQRIEDRSQEWSAIEADGMILPLEGDIYRFAHDSIQKWIYGQIDDASKQDIHIRIGRCMQQSDGGMGENSYEIVNHFNKGSQSITDSLELLQLVKLNLDAGNRAKASSAYDVALGYFENGVELLTAEDWTNDFELCFELHAQKAECEYLCGNPAASDREVDFLLGRSRNPVERSRARMIRIMQYINQGKYLEGTDLGLESLSEHQIIISPNPGNLTLWIEVKRIELLLRNRYDRLTQLEEMSDKERISAMDMIFAITPSTFFTNKKVFLLLMCRAIQLSLKHGNTPASAAVYSAFGMLLGTAFGKFDKGYAIGKIGVELSERYNSPSIKSRSYTIFGAVLCQFAGNPRDVDAYLAKALRCGMDSGDYVFASYAIGAHVNSLYARAPLSELAKTVADYMVVLDTTKDEFVRQNFYLYQQVILALQGRTAAPDCFSSSDFDEEEFLTRIRKEETSATTLFQYCTYKTQLCYMLGNYEEATRWAGQAKSYEAYATHLPHLPECLFYELLAALAVHTSTGKSSPVRKCLLRGLRRFSKWTEWSPANYQSKQYLLQAEIARASGEFLMAEEMYDRAMREAREQGDIHVISLAGELATLYYLGRGRTKTALHYLQSSIKGYKKWGVHIKTAQLEGKWLQLQRLEEAVQISDNVPSPVSRNAAELTFEASGYQNEPPSVDSLDLAAILKTTQAITNQMDMDTVLTEIMNTIMKHAGASKGALLTGTSNDTLYIQVYTDSKTQAATPFPVELNDSSLLPEGIIRYVFRTHEDVHYSEGEESWLIHNPYIAKQRPQSAVCVPVTVHGMMLGVLYLENKLASGVFAQDRMAVLHAMASQGIMMCVLQSSPEPSYAEPVSENETYGSLSEIEEPLTDRELEVLALLAAGLSNKEIAERLVIAIGTVKVHVKNIFAKLKVNRRFKAIEQAKELNLLGQGSSA